The genomic window CCGCGGCGGTGTCGGCTGACATGGTGAGATTCCTCACAGATGGGTCGGACGGGATGCCGGAAACCAGGCTCAACCGGTGGTCGCGCCCTCCGCAGCGGAGCGCACGAGTCGGGAGTACTTGGCAAGAACGCCACGGGTATAGCGCGGAGGAAGCGGCTCCCAGCCAGAGCGGCGGGAGTCAAGCTCAGCCTCGTCGACGAGTAGGTCGAGAGTGCGAGCCGCGATATCGACCCGTATCAGATCACCATCGCGCACGAAGGCGATGGGACCAGCGTCCACCGCTTCGGGTGCTATGTGGCCGATGCACAGGCCGGTTGTGCCGCCTGAGAATCGTCCGTCCGTCAAGAGTAGTACATCTTTTCCGAGCCCAGCGCCCTTGATGGCCGCGGTGATGGCGAGCATCTCGCGCATGCCGGGGCCGCCCTTGGGGCCCTCGTAGCGGATCACTACGACGTCGCCCGCCTGGATCGCTCCGGCCTCGAGGGCGTCCATGGCGGCGCGCTCCCGCTCGAACACACGGGCCGGCCCTTCGAACACATCGGCGTCGAAGCCGGCCGACTTCACGACGGCGCCTTCGGGGGCGATCGAGCCGTGCAGGATCGTGATGCCGCCGCTCGCGTGGATCGGGTTGTCGAACGTGTGGATCACGGTGCCGTCGACCGGGTCGGGGTCCAGGTCGGCGAGGTTCTCGGCGAGGGTCTTGCCGGTGACGGTGAGCGCGTCGCCGTGCAGCAGGCCCTCGTCGAGCATGGCCTTCATGATCACCGGGATGCCGCCGTGACGGTCGACGTCGTTCATGACGTACTTGCCGAACGGCTTCATGTCGGCCACGTGCGGAACCTTGTCGCCGATGCGGTTGAAGTCGTGCAGGCTCAGGTCGACGTCGGCCTCGCGCGCGATGGCGAGGAGGTGCAGCACGACGTTGGTGGAGCCGCCGAGCGCCATCGCGAGGGCGATGGCGTTCTCGAACGCCTCCTTGGTGAGGATGTCGCGCGTCGTGATGCCCTGACGCAGCAGGTTGACGACGGCCTCGCCCGAACGGTGCGCGAAGTAGTCGCGGCGGCGGTCGGCCGAGGGCGGCGCGGCGGAGCCGGGAAGGCTGAGGCCCAGCGCCTCGGCGACCGAGGCCATCGTGTTCGCGGTGTACATGCCACCGCACGCTCCCTCACCGGGGGCGATGGCGCACTCGATGCGCTTGAGGTCGGCCTCGCTCATCTTGCCCGCGAGGCAGGCGCCGACGGCCTCGAACGAGTCGATGATCGTGACGTCCTTCTCGGTGCCGTCCGAGAGCTTGACCCAGCCGGGCGCGATCGAGCCGGCGTAGAGGAAGACGCTCGACAGGTCGAGGCGGGCGGAGGCCATCAGCATGCCCGGGATCGACTTGTCACAGCCGGCGAGGAGCACCGACCCATCGAGGCGCTCGGCCATGATCACCGTCTCGACCGAGTCGGCGATGACCTCACGCGAGACGAGCGAGAAGTGCATGCCCTCGTGGCCCATCGAGATGCCGTCGGACACCGAGATCGTGCCGAACTGCAGCGGGTACCCGCCGCCGGCGTGCACACCCTCCTTGGCGCCCTGCGCGAGCCTGTCGAGGCTGAGGTTGCAGGGGGTGATCTCGTTCCAGCTCGACGCGATGCCGATCTGCGGCTTGTCCCAGTCAGCGTCCCCCATGCCGACCGCGCGGAGCATGCCGCGCGAGGTCGTGGCTTCGATGCCGTCGGTGACGACGCGGCTGCGGGGCTTGATGTCGATGGTGTTGTCAGCGGGCGAATGGGGCTGGGCCATTGTTGAAGTCTATTCCCGCGGCTCGGCCCGCTCGCCCGGCATGACGTTCACCCGCGAGCGCGCGTCCGCTCCGTCGCCAGCACCGTGAGGAGGTCGGCGAGGGCGGCGATGTCGGGCACGCGCACGGCGGCCGCTGTCGGCCCGTCGCCGACCCGCACGCCCAGATCACCCGCGCCCAGGCTCGCCAGGGCGTCCTCGTCGGTGACGTCGTCACCCGCGAAGAGCACGGCCGTGGCACCCAACCGCTCGCGCAGCTCCGCGATCGCGGAGTCCTTGCCCTCGTGGCGGAAGGCGAACTCGACGATGTTGTGTCCGGTGCGCCGTCGCCAATGCGGGGCCTCCGCCGCGACGATCTCATCCGCCAGTCGGTTCGCCTCTGCGGCGGCCTCGGCGGTGGCACGTCGGGTGTGCACGCCGAACCCGAAGGTCTTCGGCTCGATCCAGACGCCCTCCAGGTGCGCGGTCGCGGCCTCGGCGTGCGCCCGCATCGCGTCGCGCAGCGTCACATCGCCCTCGTCCTCGCCGTGGGTCCGCAGCCCCTCGTCCGGGCTCCAGAACTCGGCACCATGGGATCCGGCGAGAAGCACGCGCGAGGCGTCGTCGTGCTCGGCGATCACCCGCAGGTCGACGAGGCTGCGCCCCGAGACCAGCGCCACGACGGTGTCGGGTGCGGCGACCACGGCACTCACCGCCTCGCGCGCGGCAGGCAGCATCCGTGCCGCCATCGGGTCGTCCGCGAGCGGTGACAGGGTGCCGTCGAAGTCCAGCGCGACGAGCAGGAGATCGGATGCCGCGACGCCGGCGATCGCCTCGCGCACGTCGTCGGCGAGATCGAGCGTCATGCGTTCGCCTCCGCAGCCCGGTTGAGGGCGGGGAACCTGTTGCGTTCGCGTGCGCCGTCGAGGGCGTCGAGGAAGGACCGCGACCAGCGCGCGACGTCGTTCTCGACCACCTTCCGGCGCAGTGCCCGCATGCGGCGGCCCTGTTCGGCGGACGGCATGTCGATGGCACGCATGATCGCGTCCTTCATGCCGTCGATGTCGTGCGGATTGATGCGCACCGCGCTCGGCAGCTCATCGGCGGCGCCGGCGAACTCGCTCAGCACCAGCACACCGCGGTTGTCGATGCGGGAGGCGACGTACTCCTTGGCGACGAGGTTCATGCCGTCGCGGAGCGCGGTGACCAGCATGACGTCGGCGGCGAGGAACAGCGCCACCATCTCTTCGCGGGGGTAGGCCTGATGGAGGTAGCGGATCGCGGTGTGGCCCATGGTGTCGTGGTCGCCGTTGATCCGGCCGACGGTGAGCTCGATCTCGTCGCGAAGCTGCATGTACGCCGCGACGCGCTCCCGGCTCGGGCTCGCGACCTGCACGAGGGTCACCTCCTCGACGGCGATCTTGCCGTCCTCCAGCAGCTCGCCGAAGGCCTTCATGCGGTGGCGGATGCCCTTGGTGTAGTCGAGCCTGTCGACGCCCAGCAGGATCTTCTTCGGGTTGCCCAGACTCTCGCGGATCTCCTTCGCCCGAGCACGCACGTCGTCGCGCCGGGCGAGCTCGATGTAGGACGAGGCGTCGATGGAGATGGGGAACGCCTTCGCCAGGGCCCGCCGGCTGGTGCCGTTCGCGCCGGGGACGGTGATGCCCGAGGCCTTGGTGTCGTAGCGCAGCTGGCGACGCACGGCTCGAGCGAAGTTGCCCGCATCTGCGACGCGCTGGAAGCCGATGACATCCGCGCCCAGCAGCCCCTCGAGCACCTGGCGGCGCCACGGCAGCTGCGAGTAGAGCCCGTATGCCGGGAAGGGAATGTGGTGGAAGTAGCCGATGGTGAGGTCGGGGCGCGCGTCGCGCAGCATCTGCGGGACGAGCTGCAGCTGATAGTCCTGCACCCACACCGTCGCGCCGTCCGCGGCGACCGCTGCGGCGGCTTCGGCGAAGCGACGGTTCACCTTGACGTACGCGTCCCACCACACGCGGCGATACCGCGGCTCGGCGATGACGTCGTGGTACAGCGGCCAGAAGGTGTCGTTCGACATGCCCTCGTAGTAGAGCTCGACGTCTTCGGAGGTGAGCATCACCGGGACGAGATGCGTGCCCTCGAACTCGAACGGGTCGACCTCGATGTCCGGCTGGCCGGGCCATCCCACCCACGCGCCGTCCGCCCGTCGCATGACCGGCTCGAGAGCGGTCACCAGCCCACCGGGCGAGCGCCGCCATCCTGCCTCGCCGTCGCCGTCCACGACGCGATCCACGGGAAGGCGGTTGGCGACGACGACCAGTTCGGCGATGCGCTCGGGTGGGGCGGGAGGGTGGGGGTCCGTCACGCGGTCTCCTGACGGTTCGTGGACTCGGCAACGGCCCCAGGCTAACAGCGCGCCCCTCCGGCCCGAGCGCCCTTGACGTGCGAGGCGTGCCCATGTCAAGGGGCGCGTCCGTCACCGGTCCCGCGCTAACGTGGCCTCATGCGCAAGTACGTCTTCGGCACCGGCATCCTCACCGCATTCACCGGCGGGCTGACGCTGTTGAGGGGCCTTCGCGAGCACGAGCCGTTCACCTGGCGCATGGCGCTCGGGTGGCTCAGCTGGGGCATCACGCTGGCCCTCGCGATCGGCGCGATCGTCGACGTGCGCCGGGCGTCGCGCGGCGAGGTCATCGCGAACGACTCCCCCGTCCACGGCCGCGAGAAGAAGCTGCTCAAGCGCCGCGTCGACCGCTGAC from Microbacterium sp. ProA8 includes these protein-coding regions:
- the otsB gene encoding trehalose-phosphatase yields the protein MTLDLADDVREAIAGVAASDLLLVALDFDGTLSPLADDPMAARMLPAAREAVSAVVAAPDTVVALVSGRSLVDLRVIAEHDDASRVLLAGSHGAEFWSPDEGLRTHGEDEGDVTLRDAMRAHAEAATAHLEGVWIEPKTFGFGVHTRRATAEAAAEANRLADEIVAAEAPHWRRRTGHNIVEFAFRHEGKDSAIAELRERLGATAVLFAGDDVTDEDALASLGAGDLGVRVGDGPTAAAVRVPDIAALADLLTVLATERTRARG
- a CDS encoding trehalose-6-phosphate synthase yields the protein MTDPHPPAPPERIAELVVVANRLPVDRVVDGDGEAGWRRSPGGLVTALEPVMRRADGAWVGWPGQPDIEVDPFEFEGTHLVPVMLTSEDVELYYEGMSNDTFWPLYHDVIAEPRYRRVWWDAYVKVNRRFAEAAAAVAADGATVWVQDYQLQLVPQMLRDARPDLTIGYFHHIPFPAYGLYSQLPWRRQVLEGLLGADVIGFQRVADAGNFARAVRRQLRYDTKASGITVPGANGTSRRALAKAFPISIDASSYIELARRDDVRARAKEIRESLGNPKKILLGVDRLDYTKGIRHRMKAFGELLEDGKIAVEEVTLVQVASPSRERVAAYMQLRDEIELTVGRINGDHDTMGHTAIRYLHQAYPREEMVALFLAADVMLVTALRDGMNLVAKEYVASRIDNRGVLVLSEFAGAADELPSAVRINPHDIDGMKDAIMRAIDMPSAEQGRRMRALRRKVVENDVARWSRSFLDALDGARERNRFPALNRAAEANA
- the ilvD gene encoding dihydroxy-acid dehydratase, whose protein sequence is MAQPHSPADNTIDIKPRSRVVTDGIEATTSRGMLRAVGMGDADWDKPQIGIASSWNEITPCNLSLDRLAQGAKEGVHAGGGYPLQFGTISVSDGISMGHEGMHFSLVSREVIADSVETVIMAERLDGSVLLAGCDKSIPGMLMASARLDLSSVFLYAGSIAPGWVKLSDGTEKDVTIIDSFEAVGACLAGKMSEADLKRIECAIAPGEGACGGMYTANTMASVAEALGLSLPGSAAPPSADRRRDYFAHRSGEAVVNLLRQGITTRDILTKEAFENAIALAMALGGSTNVVLHLLAIAREADVDLSLHDFNRIGDKVPHVADMKPFGKYVMNDVDRHGGIPVIMKAMLDEGLLHGDALTVTGKTLAENLADLDPDPVDGTVIHTFDNPIHASGGITILHGSIAPEGAVVKSAGFDADVFEGPARVFERERAAMDALEAGAIQAGDVVVIRYEGPKGGPGMREMLAITAAIKGAGLGKDVLLLTDGRFSGGTTGLCIGHIAPEAVDAGPIAFVRDGDLIRVDIAARTLDLLVDEAELDSRRSGWEPLPPRYTRGVLAKYSRLVRSAAEGATTG